A genomic region of Octopus sinensis linkage group LG2, ASM634580v1, whole genome shotgun sequence contains the following coding sequences:
- the LOC115228770 gene encoding non-structural maintenance of chromosomes element 3 homolog, translated as MPKVTANSQKSAPMPSCSSKSKTSTVSQVHEQNSTQNDLTTESEDLERKAIELVQYLLIADQKKIPVRKIDINNHILKDQKKYFPTVLKKSRDMLQSVFGAKLIEFDDKLKKRYILITSRSDIRRNIDLISSEEESAKLGLLFNILAIIYMNGGVISDSDLWKALRKLGVDPDVHHEVFGDVKKLLTEEFVRQYYLEYVRQSNSEPIQYEFHWGFRAEKELQKKDVLLYVSKIYKTEPSQWKLLWNNCMEEEANRSSSA; from the coding sequence ATGCCGAAAGTTACAGCAAATAGTCAAAAATCAGCTCCAATGCCGTCTTGCTCGTCCAAATCTAAGACCTCCACAGTTTCTCAGGTACATGAACAAAATTCCACGCAGAATGATTTAACGACCGAATCTGAAGATTTGGAACGCAAAGCGATCGAACTGGTCCAATATTTATTGATTGCGGATCAGAAAAAGATTCCAGTTCGTAAAATTGACATTAATAACCATATACTAAAAGACCAAAAGAAATACTTTCCAACAGTCCTCAAGAAATCTCGGGATATGCTTCAATCAGTATTTGGTGCCAAACTTATTGAATTCGACGATAAATTAAAAAAACGCTACATTTTAATCACAAGCAGAAGCGATATCAGGAGAAATATTGATTTGATTTCCAGCGAAGAGGAATCGGCTAAACTTGGGCTCCTTTTTAATATTCTGGCCATTATTTACATGAATGGTGGTGTGATATCCGATTCAGACTTGTGGAAAGCACTTCGGAAACTCGGTGTCGATCCAGATGTACATCATGAAGTATTTGGAGATGTGAAGAAGTTACTCACTGAGGAATTCGTTCGTCAATATTATTTAGAATATGTTCGTCAAAGCAATAGTGAACCGATTCAGTATGAATTTCATTGGGGATTTAGAGCTGAAAAAGAACTTCAGAAGAAGGATGTATTACTTTATGTAAGTAAGATATACAAGACCGAACCTTCTCAGTGGAAACTTCTCTGGAATAACTGTATGGAAGAAGAGGCTAACCGATCTTCATCAGCATAA